From the genome of Solidesulfovibrio carbinolicus, one region includes:
- a CDS encoding LexA family transcriptional regulator, with protein MDNEKTLQDMINRFDEAFDRIKKATGMRTQVEIAKMLDIRQSSISDAKRRQSIPDSWLIKLYQIYNLNPNWILDGEMPQFLGEQRGGAFPVKEPAEAYGRKAKHHQMPVYSMAPDNTDQPGVWQERPVEFLSVPEQLHRQGLLVVRMDENDMEPVIQRGAYVGIDKDKKTVRSGALYALDMPVEGLIIKKVLHDAENARLVLRSENPKFTDQMLPADNAAERIVGRVIWVMQAV; from the coding sequence ATGGATAACGAGAAAACGCTTCAGGACATGATAAATCGCTTTGACGAGGCCTTTGATCGCATTAAGAAAGCGACAGGCATGCGCACTCAGGTGGAAATCGCCAAGATGCTGGACATCCGCCAATCCAGCATTTCCGATGCGAAAAGACGTCAATCCATTCCAGACAGCTGGTTGATAAAGCTGTACCAGATATACAATCTCAATCCAAACTGGATATTGGACGGCGAAATGCCGCAGTTCCTGGGTGAACAGCGTGGCGGGGCTTTCCCCGTCAAGGAACCTGCCGAAGCCTATGGCCGCAAAGCCAAGCATCATCAGATGCCGGTCTATTCCATGGCCCCGGACAACACGGATCAACCCGGCGTCTGGCAAGAACGACCCGTGGAATTCTTAAGTGTCCCTGAACAGCTGCATCGCCAGGGCTTGCTGGTTGTCCGCATGGATGAAAACGACATGGAACCTGTCATTCAGCGCGGCGCGTATGTCGGTATCGATAAGGACAAAAAAACCGTGCGCTCCGGCGCGCTTTACGCCCTGGACATGCCCGTTGAAGGCTTGATCATCAAGAAAGTGCTTCATGACGCAGAAAATGCCCGCCTTGTGTTGCGTTCCGAAAACCCCAAATTCACCGACCAGATGTTGCCGGCTGATAACGCCGCCGAACGTATCGTTGGTCGGGTCATCTGGGTAATGCAGGCCGTCTGA
- a CDS encoding response regulator yields the protein MSTKRTRIAIADDHGLMRQGLAAILAADPRFEVVGEASDAAGAVALARDLAPDVLLLDVGLAGGSGVDVAGRVAGLAPECRVVMVTMHARLDLVAACFRAGAVGYVVKDSAATSLVAAIEAVLRGERYLDAAITPQVLLRLDEYAARKTGPRDPAYDNLTRREQQILRLLAEGRAVAAIAAELFISKKTVENHRANICGKLGLANLAELVRYAARLGIIDLDDDLS from the coding sequence ATGAGCACGAAGCGGACGCGCATCGCCATTGCCGACGACCACGGCCTGATGCGCCAGGGGTTGGCCGCCATTTTGGCCGCCGACCCCCGGTTCGAGGTGGTCGGCGAGGCGTCCGACGCAGCCGGCGCGGTTGCCCTGGCCCGCGATCTCGCCCCGGACGTGCTGCTCCTGGACGTGGGCCTGGCCGGCGGCAGCGGGGTGGACGTGGCCGGGCGCGTGGCCGGACTGGCCCCGGAATGCCGGGTGGTGATGGTCACCATGCACGCCCGCCTGGATCTGGTGGCCGCCTGTTTCCGGGCCGGGGCCGTGGGCTATGTGGTCAAGGATTCCGCCGCCACGAGCCTGGTCGCGGCCATTGAGGCCGTGCTTCGCGGCGAGCGCTACCTCGACGCGGCCATCACGCCGCAAGTACTTCTGCGCCTGGACGAATACGCCGCACGCAAGACTGGTCCCCGCGATCCTGCCTATGACAACCTCACCCGCCGGGAACAGCAGATCCTGCGGCTTTTAGCCGAAGGCCGGGCCGTGGCCGCCATCGCGGCCGAGCTGTTTATTTCCAAAAAGACCGTGGAAAACCACCGGGCCAACATCTGCGGCAAGCTGGGGCTGGCCAATCTGGCCGAACTCGTGCGCTACGCCGCCCGCTTGGGGATTATTGATCTTGACGACGATTTGTCGTGA
- a CDS encoding DUF362 domain-containing protein encodes MTQSVYLDRVAGYGDPELPAKAAALLAAAGCPVGPGHTALVKPNLVAPRNPALSCSHPAVVRAVCLALVERGARVVVADSPAFGTGRIVARLAGFEEALAGLPVTIRSLDRPRRLALSGGGHIGLSRVAEQADHIVNLARLKCHDQMGMTLCVKNFFGCVCGFRKSLAHQTLGKDYDRFAAMILDVVAALPPSTSILDGVTAMHKAGPVGGEPFDLGLLGASANPVALDTAIYAALGLSPQRIPLWRAAMARGLPGTDPAELHFPVLSPNDFRFEGFVVKPELAPLAFEAKRFVRGRLKSLMITLRGGR; translated from the coding sequence ATGACCCAAAGCGTTTATCTCGACCGCGTCGCCGGGTACGGCGACCCTGAACTGCCGGCCAAGGCGGCCGCCCTGCTTGCGGCCGCCGGTTGTCCGGTCGGACCGGGGCATACGGCGCTGGTCAAGCCCAATCTGGTCGCGCCGCGAAACCCGGCCCTGTCCTGCTCGCATCCGGCCGTGGTCCGGGCCGTGTGCCTGGCCCTTGTCGAACGCGGCGCGCGCGTGGTCGTGGCCGACTCCCCGGCTTTCGGCACCGGGCGCATCGTGGCCAGGCTGGCCGGCTTCGAGGAAGCCCTGGCCGGGCTGCCCGTGACCATCCGCAGTCTGGATCGGCCTCGGCGGCTGGCTCTTTCCGGCGGCGGCCACATCGGCCTGTCGCGCGTGGCCGAGCAGGCCGACCACATCGTCAATCTGGCCCGGCTCAAGTGCCACGACCAGATGGGCATGACCCTTTGCGTCAAAAATTTCTTCGGCTGCGTCTGCGGATTTCGCAAATCCTTGGCCCATCAGACCCTGGGCAAGGACTATGACCGCTTCGCCGCCATGATTCTGGATGTTGTCGCCGCCCTGCCGCCGTCCACCTCGATCCTTGACGGCGTCACGGCCATGCACAAGGCCGGGCCGGTGGGCGGCGAACCCTTCGACCTGGGCCTTCTTGGCGCGAGCGCCAATCCCGTGGCCCTGGACACGGCCATCTATGCCGCCCTGGGGCTTTCACCCCAGCGCATCCCGCTGTGGCGCGCGGCCATGGCGCGAGGGCTTCCCGGAACCGATCCGGCCGAACTCCATTTCCCTGTGCTGTCACCCAACGATTTTCGCTTCGAGGGCTTTGTGGTGAAGCCCGAACTGGCCCCCCTGGCCTTCGAGGCCAAACGCTTCGTGCGCGGCCGGCTCAAAAGCCTGATGATCACCCTGCGGGGCGGTCGTTGA
- a CDS encoding thioredoxin domain-containing protein has product MENRAPNRLSREKSPYLLQHAHNPVDWFPWGEEAFAKARAEDKPVLLSIGYSTCHWCHVMERESFEDEDIAALMNAVVVSVKVDREERPDLDALYMSVCHALTGRGGWPLTVFLTPDKEPFFAGTYFPKESAYGRTGLRELLQRVHMSWKGNRQAVVNNAGQIMDAVREQLAAAAGAASAEPGEAVLDAARTQLAGIFDARNGGFGGAPKFPSPHNLLFLLREYRRTGDASCRDMACRTLAAMRRGGVYDQVGFGLHRYATDAHWFLPHFEKMLYDQALTVMACVEAYQASGDAAHKTMALEILEYVRRDLTSPDGLFYSAEDADSEGVEGKFYVWSAAELRRLLGGEAALAMAAMGATEEGNAHDEATGETTGANILHLPRPLDETAAKLGITAEILAERLEACRHVLLAEREKRVRPLCDDKVLTDNNGLMLAALAKAARAFDDEELAERAVTAAEALLARLALQNGRLLHRLRDGEAAIDGLLDDYVFVAWGLVELYQTVFDTAYLRRAVELMKAVAKHFADPNEGGYFLAPDDGEQLLVRQKIFFDAAVPSGNSVAYFVLTTLFRLTGDPAFKEQATALARAMAPRLADHAAGYAFFLCGLSQVLGQASEVTLAGDPAGPDTQALARAIFQRYLPEVAVVLRPDGDEPDIAALAPFTRYQLPLDGRAAAHVCRAGSCQPPTAEVETMLKLLGA; this is encoded by the coding sequence ATGGAAAATCGCGCCCCCAACCGGCTGAGCCGAGAGAAAAGCCCTTACCTCTTGCAACATGCCCACAACCCCGTGGACTGGTTCCCCTGGGGCGAGGAAGCCTTTGCCAAGGCCCGGGCCGAGGACAAGCCCGTGCTGTTGTCCATCGGCTATTCCACCTGCCATTGGTGCCATGTCATGGAGCGCGAATCCTTCGAGGACGAGGACATCGCGGCCCTCATGAACGCCGTGGTGGTGTCGGTCAAGGTGGACCGCGAGGAACGGCCGGACCTCGACGCCCTCTACATGAGCGTGTGCCATGCCCTGACTGGTCGGGGCGGCTGGCCGCTGACCGTGTTTCTCACCCCGGACAAGGAACCCTTTTTCGCCGGCACCTATTTCCCCAAGGAATCCGCCTACGGCCGAACCGGCCTGCGCGAACTGCTCCAGCGCGTGCACATGTCCTGGAAGGGCAACCGGCAGGCCGTGGTCAATAACGCCGGCCAGATCATGGACGCCGTGCGCGAACAGCTGGCGGCCGCAGCCGGCGCGGCCTCGGCCGAACCCGGCGAGGCTGTTCTCGATGCTGCCCGAACGCAGTTGGCCGGCATCTTCGATGCCCGAAACGGCGGCTTCGGCGGCGCGCCCAAATTCCCTTCGCCCCACAATCTGCTTTTTTTGCTGCGCGAATACCGCCGCACCGGCGACGCTTCGTGCCGGGACATGGCTTGCCGCACCCTGGCCGCCATGCGCCGGGGCGGCGTCTACGATCAGGTGGGCTTTGGCCTGCACCGCTACGCCACCGACGCGCACTGGTTTTTGCCCCATTTCGAGAAGATGCTCTACGACCAAGCCCTGACCGTCATGGCTTGTGTGGAGGCCTATCAGGCGTCGGGCGACGCCGCGCACAAAACCATGGCCCTGGAGATTCTCGAATACGTCCGGCGCGACCTGACCAGCCCGGATGGCCTGTTCTACAGCGCCGAGGACGCCGACAGCGAAGGCGTCGAGGGCAAATTCTACGTCTGGTCGGCGGCCGAGCTGCGCCGACTGCTTGGCGGCGAGGCCGCCCTGGCCATGGCGGCCATGGGCGCGACCGAGGAGGGCAACGCCCACGACGAAGCGACCGGCGAAACCACCGGCGCCAACATCCTCCATCTGCCCCGGCCCCTGGACGAGACGGCCGCCAAACTTGGCATCACGGCCGAAATCCTGGCCGAGCGTCTGGAAGCCTGCCGGCACGTTCTTCTGGCCGAGCGGGAAAAACGCGTGCGTCCCCTTTGCGACGACAAGGTGCTCACCGACAACAACGGGCTCATGCTGGCCGCCCTGGCCAAGGCCGCCCGGGCCTTTGACGACGAGGAACTGGCCGAGCGGGCCGTGACCGCCGCCGAGGCCTTGCTTGCCCGGCTGGCGTTGCAAAACGGCCGGCTGCTCCACCGCCTGCGAGACGGCGAGGCGGCCATCGACGGCCTTCTCGACGACTACGTCTTTGTGGCCTGGGGACTGGTGGAACTCTACCAAACCGTTTTTGACACGGCCTATCTGCGCCGGGCCGTGGAACTCATGAAAGCCGTGGCTAAGCATTTCGCCGATCCGAACGAGGGCGGCTATTTTCTCGCCCCGGACGATGGCGAACAGTTGCTTGTGCGTCAGAAGATCTTTTTCGACGCGGCCGTGCCCTCCGGCAACAGCGTGGCCTATTTCGTGCTGACGACCCTTTTCCGCCTGACCGGCGATCCGGCTTTCAAGGAACAGGCCACGGCCCTGGCCCGGGCCATGGCCCCGCGTCTGGCCGATCATGCCGCCGGGTACGCCTTTTTCCTGTGCGGCCTGTCCCAGGTGCTCGGCCAGGCCTCGGAAGTGACCCTGGCCGGCGATCCGGCCGGCCCCGACACCCAGGCCCTGGCCCGGGCCATCTTTCAGCGCTACCTGCCCGAGGTGGCGGTGGTGCTGCGCCCCGACGGCGACGAGCCGGACATTGCCGCCCTGGCCCCGTTCACCCGTTACCAGCTCCCCTTGGACGGCCGGGCCGCCGCCCATGTCTGCCGGGCCGGTTCCTGCCAACCGCCCACGGCGGAGGTGGAAACCATGCTCAAGCTCCTTGGAGCGTAG
- a CDS encoding sensor histidine kinase, giving the protein MHANATSPPDAAEHAKTLAALRERVKELDCLYEITRLSQRQELALSGILAGACFVAARAWQYPETACVRLSLGGQTFATPNWRRPAARQESAIVIGGETVGRIEVGYLDKRPPADEGPFLREERHLLDALAEHLGRIIASRRAEERLRRLSRELIKAQETERQRIARELHDDVGQHLSLARMGLERLLAAKEPQPDAASGDVLRDSSARLGAAIASLRNLAGDLLPPVLDRLGLAEAAAALCRDTAARTGLAVDFSADGLERLTVGFDTSLAIYRVLQEALANACRHGRGTRIVARLVASHPLLLLRVADDGQGFDPEARLPEALGEKRMGLWSMGERVRLLGGRLTIRSRPGHGTRIKAEIPLAEESS; this is encoded by the coding sequence ATGCACGCCAACGCCACGTCTCCCCCTGACGCCGCCGAACACGCCAAGACCTTGGCCGCCCTGCGGGAACGGGTCAAGGAACTCGACTGCCTCTACGAGATCACCCGCCTGTCCCAGCGCCAGGAACTGGCCCTTTCCGGCATCCTGGCCGGGGCGTGTTTCGTGGCCGCCCGGGCTTGGCAGTATCCCGAGACGGCTTGCGTGCGCCTAAGCCTTGGCGGCCAGACTTTTGCCACGCCCAACTGGCGGCGTCCGGCGGCCCGGCAGGAAAGCGCCATCGTTATCGGCGGCGAGACCGTGGGGCGCATCGAGGTCGGCTATCTGGACAAGCGCCCGCCGGCCGATGAGGGGCCCTTTTTGCGCGAGGAACGCCATCTCCTTGACGCCCTGGCCGAACATCTCGGCCGCATCATCGCCTCGCGCCGGGCCGAGGAACGGCTGCGCCGGCTCTCCCGGGAGCTCATCAAAGCTCAGGAAACCGAGCGCCAGCGCATCGCCCGGGAACTCCACGACGACGTGGGCCAGCATCTGTCCCTGGCCCGCATGGGGCTGGAGCGGCTGCTTGCCGCCAAGGAGCCGCAGCCCGACGCCGCCTCCGGGGATGTCCTGCGCGACAGCTCGGCCCGGTTGGGCGCGGCCATCGCCAGCCTGCGCAACCTGGCCGGCGACCTGCTGCCGCCGGTCCTGGACCGGCTGGGGCTGGCCGAGGCCGCCGCCGCGCTGTGCCGCGACACCGCCGCCCGCACGGGACTTGCCGTGGATTTTTCCGCTGACGGCCTGGAGCGCCTGACCGTGGGCTTCGACACCTCCCTGGCCATCTACCGGGTGCTCCAGGAAGCCCTGGCCAACGCCTGCCGTCATGGACGGGGAACGCGAATCGTGGCCCGTCTGGTCGCCTCCCACCCGCTGCTGCTGCTGCGGGTCGCCGACGACGGCCAGGGCTTTGATCCCGAGGCCCGGTTGCCCGAGGCGCTGGGCGAAAAGCGCATGGGCCTTTGGAGCATGGGCGAGCGGGTGCGCCTGCTCGGCGGTCGGTTGACCATCCGCTCCCGGCCGGGCCACGGCACCCGCATCAAGGCCGAGATTCCCTTGGCCGAGGAAAGCTCATGA
- a CDS encoding ADP-ribosylglycohydrolase family protein, with product MSDNARAMVWASFMGDALALGPHWEYDTMALADRFGQVAGYLDPPADGYHDGKKAGELTHYGDQTLALLDSLAACGGFDLDDFAVRWRKLFDGYAGYIDGATRMTLKIFDFGEGPANSGSNSNDLAGAARIAPLVFALAHDLPALVDAARSQAKMTHNHARVIEAAEFFARAARAVLGGKTPVDALRLAAEAGYASAPIGQWLAAGLDTAEDDTVDAIAALGQTCHIDEAMPAVIHLVARYPYDLSGCLRQNVMAGGDSAARGLLAGMLVGAATGLDGLPEPWLAGLAARERIEADLQALDVRT from the coding sequence ATGTCTGACAATGCACGCGCCATGGTTTGGGCATCGTTTATGGGCGACGCGTTGGCCCTGGGGCCGCACTGGGAATACGACACCATGGCCCTGGCCGACCGGTTCGGCCAAGTTGCCGGCTATCTCGATCCCCCGGCCGATGGCTATCACGACGGCAAAAAGGCCGGCGAACTGACCCATTACGGTGACCAGACCCTGGCGCTGCTCGACTCCCTGGCCGCTTGCGGCGGGTTTGATCTGGACGATTTTGCCGTTCGCTGGCGAAAGCTCTTTGACGGCTACGCCGGCTATATCGACGGCGCCACCCGTATGACGCTCAAGATTTTCGACTTTGGCGAAGGTCCGGCCAATTCCGGGTCCAATTCCAACGACCTGGCCGGGGCGGCCCGCATCGCCCCCCTGGTCTTCGCCCTGGCCCACGATCTGCCCGCCTTGGTGGACGCCGCCCGCAGCCAGGCCAAGATGACCCACAACCACGCCCGGGTCATCGAGGCGGCCGAGTTTTTTGCCCGGGCCGCCAGGGCCGTGCTGGGCGGCAAGACCCCGGTGGACGCCCTGCGCCTGGCTGCCGAGGCCGGCTACGCCAGCGCTCCCATCGGCCAATGGCTGGCCGCCGGCCTTGATACCGCCGAGGACGACACCGTGGACGCCATCGCCGCCCTGGGCCAGACCTGCCATATCGACGAGGCCATGCCCGCCGTCATCCATCTCGTGGCCCGCTACCCTTATGATCTCTCCGGCTGCCTGCGTCAAAACGTCATGGCCGGCGGTGACAGCGCGGCCCGGGGGCTGCTCGCCGGGATGCTCGTCGGCGCGGCAACGGGCCTGGACGGGCTGCCCGAGCCCTGGCTGGCCGGTTTGGCCGCCAGGGAGCGCATCGAAGCCGATCTTCAGGCACTGGACGTCCGAACCTAG
- the hypF gene encoding carbamoyltransferase HypF → MAEVRRCRHVAAGQVQGVGFRPFVYRLAQELGLSGWVQNTPEGVVIETEGPAAAVAAFGRRLPAELPPLARLLAFSATPATPTGEAGFRILASAPGSGHDVLISPDVATCPDCLADMADPGNRRHRYPFTNCTNCGPRYTITRRVPYDRETTSMACFPLCPDCTVEYAHPGDRRFHAQPNACPICGPSLWLADGTGVVLERATAAVAELAARLAAGQIAAVKGLGGFHLVCDAANVDAVAELRRRKGRPSKALAVMVPDLETAALLGEVGPTAAELLGGTARPICLLPARAGSALAPNVAPDVAEIGVMLPYTPLHHILLADFAAVVGSDRPAALVMTSGNAGGDPICLGNREALARLAPLADIWLLHNRDILIRTDDSVVRPLEAAEAEAAGAPTLFLRRARGYVPSPIRLSRGGPEVVGLGPMLKATVCLTKGDQAFVSQHIGDLENLAALRFYEETLEHLLGVLGVTPRLCVADLHPDYPSTALALEQGRWPILRLQHHVAHIHAVLAEHQWDEPVLGLALDGVGLGEDGTLWGGECLLVDPTSLTHQRLGHFAPMALPGGDAAVRQPWRIAQACLHALGETAEDGLIRPWMADHGPASRLVGQMLAKNLNCPMTTSCGRLFDAVAAVSGLCLETTYEGQAAILLERAQDMAENRPYHCPLLADRTPAVLDTLTLFAQAATDAAQGVAAGGIARRFHLGLVAGLTRLATAMARETGIRAVALGGGVMQNRTLALRLPEALRDVGLQPLVHRRMPANDGCVSLGQAAFGLRQLRANN, encoded by the coding sequence ATGGCGGAGGTCAGGCGTTGCCGCCATGTGGCGGCCGGGCAGGTCCAGGGGGTGGGCTTTCGCCCCTTTGTCTACCGTCTGGCCCAGGAACTGGGGCTCTCGGGCTGGGTGCAAAACACTCCAGAAGGCGTGGTCATCGAGACAGAAGGCCCGGCGGCGGCGGTGGCGGCTTTCGGACGCCGCCTGCCGGCCGAGCTGCCGCCCCTGGCCCGGCTGCTGGCCTTTTCGGCGACCCCTGCCACGCCCACCGGCGAGGCCGGCTTCCGTATCCTTGCCAGCGCCCCGGGCAGCGGCCACGACGTGCTCATAAGCCCCGACGTCGCCACCTGCCCCGATTGCCTGGCCGACATGGCCGACCCCGGCAACCGTCGCCACCGCTATCCCTTCACCAACTGCACCAACTGCGGCCCCCGTTACACCATCACCCGGCGCGTGCCCTACGACCGGGAAACCACCTCCATGGCCTGCTTTCCCCTGTGCCCGGACTGCACCGTCGAGTACGCCCACCCGGGCGACCGGCGCTTCCACGCCCAGCCCAACGCCTGCCCGATCTGCGGCCCGTCCCTGTGGCTGGCCGACGGGACAGGCGTGGTCCTTGAACGCGCAACGGCCGCCGTCGCCGAGCTGGCCGCCCGGCTGGCCGCCGGCCAGATTGCGGCGGTCAAGGGCCTGGGCGGCTTCCATCTGGTTTGCGACGCCGCCAACGTTGACGCCGTGGCCGAGTTGCGCCGACGCAAAGGCCGGCCGAGCAAGGCCCTGGCCGTCATGGTCCCGGACCTGGAAACCGCCGCCCTTCTCGGCGAGGTCGGCCCGACCGCCGCCGAACTCCTTGGCGGCACGGCCCGGCCCATCTGCCTGCTGCCGGCCCGAGCCGGCAGCGCGCTGGCCCCGAACGTCGCCCCGGACGTGGCCGAAATCGGCGTCATGCTCCCCTACACGCCGCTCCATCATATTCTGCTGGCCGATTTCGCCGCCGTTGTCGGCTCCGACCGACCGGCCGCCCTGGTCATGACCTCGGGCAACGCCGGGGGCGATCCCATTTGCCTGGGCAACCGCGAGGCCCTTGCCCGCCTTGCCCCCCTGGCCGACATCTGGCTGCTCCACAACCGCGATATCCTCATTCGCACCGACGATTCCGTGGTCCGCCCCCTGGAAGCGGCCGAGGCCGAGGCGGCCGGCGCGCCGACCCTGTTTTTGCGCCGGGCCAGGGGCTATGTCCCTTCGCCCATCCGGCTTTCCCGCGGCGGCCCGGAGGTGGTAGGCCTTGGCCCCATGCTCAAGGCCACGGTCTGCCTGACCAAGGGCGACCAGGCCTTTGTCAGCCAGCACATCGGCGATCTGGAAAATCTGGCCGCCCTGCGGTTTTACGAGGAAACCCTGGAGCATCTTCTCGGTGTGCTCGGTGTGACGCCCAGGCTGTGCGTGGCCGATCTCCACCCTGACTATCCGAGCACGGCCCTGGCCCTGGAACAGGGCCGCTGGCCGATCCTTCGGCTGCAGCACCACGTGGCCCACATCCACGCCGTGCTGGCCGAGCATCAATGGGACGAACCAGTCCTTGGTCTGGCCCTGGACGGCGTGGGCCTGGGCGAGGACGGCACGCTGTGGGGCGGCGAATGCCTGCTCGTCGATCCAACGAGCCTGACCCACCAGCGCCTGGGCCACTTCGCGCCCATGGCCCTGCCCGGTGGCGACGCGGCCGTGCGCCAGCCCTGGCGCATTGCCCAGGCATGCCTGCACGCTCTGGGGGAAACCGCCGAAGACGGCCTGATCCGGCCCTGGATGGCGGACCATGGCCCGGCTTCGCGCCTGGTCGGGCAGATGCTGGCCAAAAACCTCAACTGTCCAATGACCACCAGCTGCGGCCGGCTCTTTGACGCCGTGGCCGCTGTATCCGGCCTGTGCCTGGAAACGACCTATGAGGGTCAGGCGGCGATCCTGCTGGAGCGCGCCCAGGACATGGCCGAGAACAGGCCCTACCATTGCCCGCTCCTGGCCGACCGGACGCCGGCCGTCCTCGACACGCTCACCCTTTTTGCCCAGGCCGCGACCGACGCGGCCCAAGGCGTGGCGGCCGGAGGCATCGCCCGGCGTTTTCACCTGGGACTTGTGGCCGGGCTGACGCGGCTGGCGACGGCCATGGCCCGGGAGACGGGCATTCGCGCCGTGGCCCTGGGCGGCGGCGTCATGCAGAACCGAACCCTGGCCTTGCGTCTTCCCGAGGCGCTTCGGGACGTCGGTCTGCAACCTCTGGTGCATCGACGTATGCCGGCCAATGACGGTTGCGTCAGTCTGGGCCAAGCGGCCTTTGGCTTAAGGCAGTTGCGGGCTAACAATTAG
- a CDS encoding glycosyltransferase family protein translates to MKVACCSWFLLEGFRGMGCEVIPFALDAARTLDEQMESLGVDPDVVLIEFFGRSELPRDLHKCRHRLAAYCIDSPLNEFWFLPLSKLFDHVYVDQLSSVAKFRRHGVEAAWLPLCVFDGDFREPPVAKEHFLTFVGRLTPERVKRNNLIRHVGEQYPLHLVQDVPRPAMLDLFAASRAVLNENFFSGLNLRFLQALASGSLLLTERGGCGVGRFFREGEHYLGYSPDDLLPTLEKIQQAPEAFADVAAHGQEVCRRKHTSRQRAAAVLDDLARDHVMVNLPDRVAQTGEALARYNLTRRFGGSLAPSRHLLEEVSSGNDEAALEACRLLGVMHLRLGQREAGVHYLEKGAASDSLAGLRATLHLLLAFVEQERFFIHLAALTAKLVRLGLGKTAYLKRIKELRQSTDRLHDCCLLGYELLFDAREYCALGFAKKRPEQFPDYAMEYAVLAFGTKLTSQSLAAVIRCLNKAGVGPEALPALRQAIAAGIATDEQIALSAALAVEYYDFSYARTALAALKRALRNPGG, encoded by the coding sequence GTGAAAGTCGCGTGTTGCAGCTGGTTTTTACTTGAGGGCTTTCGCGGTATGGGCTGCGAAGTGATCCCGTTTGCCCTGGATGCCGCCAGGACGCTTGACGAACAGATGGAGTCGCTAGGCGTTGATCCGGACGTCGTTTTGATCGAGTTTTTCGGCCGGTCGGAGCTGCCCAGGGATTTGCATAAGTGCCGCCACAGGCTGGCGGCCTACTGTATCGACAGTCCGCTCAACGAGTTCTGGTTTTTGCCCCTGTCCAAGCTGTTTGACCATGTCTACGTCGACCAACTGTCGTCGGTGGCCAAGTTCCGTCGCCATGGCGTGGAGGCCGCCTGGCTGCCCTTGTGCGTCTTTGACGGTGATTTCCGGGAGCCGCCGGTAGCCAAGGAGCATTTTCTGACCTTTGTCGGACGGCTGACGCCCGAGCGCGTCAAGCGAAACAACTTGATCCGCCACGTTGGGGAACAGTACCCCTTGCATCTGGTCCAGGATGTGCCGCGCCCGGCCATGTTGGACCTCTTCGCGGCTTCCCGGGCGGTCCTAAACGAAAACTTTTTTTCCGGTCTCAATCTGCGATTCCTGCAGGCCCTGGCCTCGGGTTCCCTGCTTCTGACCGAGCGGGGCGGCTGCGGCGTGGGCCGCTTTTTCCGGGAAGGCGAGCACTATCTTGGCTACTCTCCAGACGATTTGCTGCCGACCCTGGAAAAAATTCAACAGGCCCCTGAGGCCTTTGCCGACGTGGCCGCGCACGGGCAGGAGGTGTGCCGCCGCAAGCACACCAGCCGCCAACGGGCCGCCGCCGTGCTGGATGATTTGGCCCGAGACCACGTCATGGTCAACCTCCCGGACCGCGTTGCCCAAACCGGCGAGGCCTTGGCCCGATACAACCTGACCCGGCGCTTTGGCGGCTCCCTCGCTCCCAGCCGCCATCTTCTCGAAGAGGTTAGTTCGGGCAATGACGAGGCGGCCTTGGAGGCCTGCCGCCTTCTTGGCGTCATGCATCTGCGCCTGGGGCAACGGGAGGCCGGCGTCCATTATCTGGAAAAGGGGGCGGCCTCGGATTCCCTTGCAGGACTGCGGGCCACCTTGCATCTCTTGCTGGCCTTTGTGGAGCAGGAGCGGTTTTTCATCCATCTTGCCGCGCTGACGGCCAAACTCGTGCGCCTGGGATTGGGCAAGACGGCTTATCTCAAGCGAATCAAGGAATTGCGCCAGTCCACGGACCGGTTGCACGACTGCTGCCTGCTCGGCTATGAACTGCTCTTTGACGCCAGGGAGTACTGCGCCCTGGGCTTTGCCAAAAAACGCCCGGAACAATTTCCGGATTATGCCATGGAGTATGCCGTGTTGGCTTTTGGCACGAAGCTGACGTCGCAATCCCTGGCAGCTGTCATCCGTTGTTTAAATAAGGCCGGCGTCGGCCCTGAGGCTCTGCCGGCCCTGCGTCAGGCCATCGCCGCCGGGATCGCCACGGACGAGCAGATCGCCCTGTCCGCTGCGTTGGCCGTGGAGTATTACGACTTTTCCTATGCCCGCACGGCCTTGGCTGCCCTGAAACGGGCGCTGCGCAACCCAGGCGGCTGA